One Vicugna pacos chromosome 12, VicPac4, whole genome shotgun sequence genomic window carries:
- the SMUG1 gene encoding single-strand selective monofunctional uracil DNA glycosylase isoform X2 has product MAVPQAFLSGPLHEPAGALMEPQPSPRSLAEGFLEEELRLNDELKQLQFSEPVGIIYNPVEYAWEPHRSYVTRYCQGPKEVLFVGMNPGPFGMAQTGVPFGEVNVVRDWLGVGGPVLSPPQEHPKRPVLGLECPQSEVSGARFWGFFRNLCGQPEVFFRHCFVHNLCPLLLLAPSGRNLTPAELPAKQREQLLGVCDAALCRQVQLLGVRLVVGVGRLAEQRARRALAGLMPEVQVEGLLHPSPRSAQANKGWEAVARERLTELGLLPLLTG; this is encoded by the exons ATGGCTGTGCCCCAGGCTTTCCTGTCAGGGCCCCTCCATGAGCCTGCAGGTGCCCTGATGgagccccagccctctccccgaAGCTTGGccgagggcttcctggaggaggagcttCGGCTTAATGATGAGTTGAAGCAACTGCAGTTTTCCGAGCCTGTGGGCATCATCTACAATCCCGTGGAGTATGCATGGGAGCCACATCGCAGCTATGTGACCCGCTACTGCCAGGGCCCCAAGGAAGTGCTCTTCGTGGGCATGAACCCAGGGCCCTTTGGCATGGCCCAGACTGGG gtGCCCTTTGGGGAAGTGAATGTAGTCCGGGACTGGTTGGGCGTTGGCGGACCTGTGCTGAGCCCTCCCCAGGAGCACCCCAAGCGACCAGTGCTGGGACTGGAGTGCCCTCAGTCCGAGGTGAGCGGTGCCCGGTTCTGGGGCTTTTTCCGGAACCTCTGTGGCCAGCCCGAGGTCTTCTTCCGTCACTGTTTCGTCCACAACCTGTGTCCTCTGCTCCTCCTGGCTCCCAGCGGGCGCAACCTCACCCCGGCCGAGCTGCCTGCCAAGCAGAGAGAGCAGCTCCTCGGGGTCTGTGACGCGGCCCTGTGCCGGCAGGTGCAGCTGCTGGGGGTGCGGCTGGTGGTGGGTGTGGGGCGGCTGGCCGAGCAGCGGGCACGGCGGGCTCTGGCCGGCCTGATGCCCGAGGTCCAGGTGGAGGGGCTCCTGCACCCCTCCCCTCGCAGTGCACAGGCCAACAAGGGCTGGGAGGCAGTGGCCAGGGAGAGACTGACCGAGCTGGGGCTGCTGCCGCTGCTGACGGGATGA
- the SMUG1 gene encoding single-strand selective monofunctional uracil DNA glycosylase isoform X3 — protein MGATSQLCDPLLPGPQGSALRGHEPRALWHGPDWGKEVPFGEVNVVRDWLGVGGPVLSPPQEHPKRPVLGLECPQSEVSGARFWGFFRNLCGQPEVFFRHCFVHNLCPLLLLAPSGRNLTPAELPAKQREQLLGVCDAALCRQVQLLGVRLVVGVGRLAEQRARRALAGLMPEVQVEGLLHPSPRSAQANKGWEAVARERLTELGLLPLLTG, from the exons ATGGGAGCCACATCGCAGCTATGTGACCCGCTACTGCCAGGGCCCCAAGGAAGTGCTCTTCGTGGGCATGAACCCAGGGCCCTTTGGCATGGCCCAGACTGGGGTAAAGAG gtGCCCTTTGGGGAAGTGAATGTAGTCCGGGACTGGTTGGGCGTTGGCGGACCTGTGCTGAGCCCTCCCCAGGAGCACCCCAAGCGACCAGTGCTGGGACTGGAGTGCCCTCAGTCCGAGGTGAGCGGTGCCCGGTTCTGGGGCTTTTTCCGGAACCTCTGTGGCCAGCCCGAGGTCTTCTTCCGTCACTGTTTCGTCCACAACCTGTGTCCTCTGCTCCTCCTGGCTCCCAGCGGGCGCAACCTCACCCCGGCCGAGCTGCCTGCCAAGCAGAGAGAGCAGCTCCTCGGGGTCTGTGACGCGGCCCTGTGCCGGCAGGTGCAGCTGCTGGGGGTGCGGCTGGTGGTGGGTGTGGGGCGGCTGGCCGAGCAGCGGGCACGGCGGGCTCTGGCCGGCCTGATGCCCGAGGTCCAGGTGGAGGGGCTCCTGCACCCCTCCCCTCGCAGTGCACAGGCCAACAAGGGCTGGGAGGCAGTGGCCAGGGAGAGACTGACCGAGCTGGGGCTGCTGCCGCTGCTGACGGGATGA
- the SMUG1 gene encoding single-strand selective monofunctional uracil DNA glycosylase isoform X1, with amino-acid sequence MVKSTALSQIVCVHLQASLLANRMTLGHSGMAVPQAFLSGPLHEPAGALMEPQPSPRSLAEGFLEEELRLNDELKQLQFSEPVGIIYNPVEYAWEPHRSYVTRYCQGPKEVLFVGMNPGPFGMAQTGVPFGEVNVVRDWLGVGGPVLSPPQEHPKRPVLGLECPQSEVSGARFWGFFRNLCGQPEVFFRHCFVHNLCPLLLLAPSGRNLTPAELPAKQREQLLGVCDAALCRQVQLLGVRLVVGVGRLAEQRARRALAGLMPEVQVEGLLHPSPRSAQANKGWEAVARERLTELGLLPLLTG; translated from the exons ATGGTAAAGAGCACAGCCTTGAGTCAGATAGTTTGCGTTCACCTCCAAGCTTCATTACTTGCTAACCGCATGACCCTGG GTCACAGTGGCATGGCTGTGCCCCAGGCTTTCCTGTCAGGGCCCCTCCATGAGCCTGCAGGTGCCCTGATGgagccccagccctctccccgaAGCTTGGccgagggcttcctggaggaggagcttCGGCTTAATGATGAGTTGAAGCAACTGCAGTTTTCCGAGCCTGTGGGCATCATCTACAATCCCGTGGAGTATGCATGGGAGCCACATCGCAGCTATGTGACCCGCTACTGCCAGGGCCCCAAGGAAGTGCTCTTCGTGGGCATGAACCCAGGGCCCTTTGGCATGGCCCAGACTGGG gtGCCCTTTGGGGAAGTGAATGTAGTCCGGGACTGGTTGGGCGTTGGCGGACCTGTGCTGAGCCCTCCCCAGGAGCACCCCAAGCGACCAGTGCTGGGACTGGAGTGCCCTCAGTCCGAGGTGAGCGGTGCCCGGTTCTGGGGCTTTTTCCGGAACCTCTGTGGCCAGCCCGAGGTCTTCTTCCGTCACTGTTTCGTCCACAACCTGTGTCCTCTGCTCCTCCTGGCTCCCAGCGGGCGCAACCTCACCCCGGCCGAGCTGCCTGCCAAGCAGAGAGAGCAGCTCCTCGGGGTCTGTGACGCGGCCCTGTGCCGGCAGGTGCAGCTGCTGGGGGTGCGGCTGGTGGTGGGTGTGGGGCGGCTGGCCGAGCAGCGGGCACGGCGGGCTCTGGCCGGCCTGATGCCCGAGGTCCAGGTGGAGGGGCTCCTGCACCCCTCCCCTCGCAGTGCACAGGCCAACAAGGGCTGGGAGGCAGTGGCCAGGGAGAGACTGACCGAGCTGGGGCTGCTGCCGCTGCTGACGGGATGA